A window of Gemmatimonadota bacterium contains these coding sequences:
- a CDS encoding PQQ-dependent sugar dehydrogenase, whose protein sequence is MLNLLRYNTKPRLLALGIASLINLTLLISSLFSQNSSPPSSDFNGNGVVDFPDFLLFVTAFGSQAGQDRYDAKYDLDGNGEIAFDDFLLFVDSFAASSQPPPPSDPRLTRIELPEGFHIRIYAEGITGARSMSLSPSGTLFVGTRPSGRVYALRDEDGDYKAERVIILARDLNNPNGVAVKDGNLYVAEINRILRYRNIEAQLDNPPQPEIVNDAFPTNRSHGWKFIRFGPDGLLYVPVGAPCNICNRGDPYASIGRLDANGNFSIIARGIRNTVGFDWHPETGELWFTDNGRDRMGDDVPPDELNRITVEGQHFGYPYCHGTNIADPVFGDQRSCGEFVAPVQNLGPHVAALGMRFYTGDMFPEEYRNQIFIAEHGSWNRSSKIGYRVTLVRLNGNRAVSYEPFAKGWLQGESNWGRPVDVLVMPDGSLLVSDDQAGLIYRISYSH, encoded by the coding sequence ATGCTAAATCTCTTGAGATATAATACCAAACCTCGCCTTCTCGCGCTCGGTATCGCCAGTTTGATAAACCTCACACTCTTAATTTCGTCTCTTTTTTCTCAAAATAGCAGCCCCCCTTCTTCGGATTTTAATGGCAATGGTGTTGTCGATTTCCCCGACTTCTTGCTATTTGTCACCGCGTTCGGATCTCAAGCGGGTCAAGATCGCTACGATGCGAAATACGATCTGGATGGCAATGGCGAAATTGCATTTGACGATTTTCTGCTATTTGTCGATAGCTTTGCGGCATCGTCACAGCCACCACCACCCAGCGATCCACGCCTGACGCGAATTGAACTACCTGAAGGATTCCACATTCGCATATACGCCGAAGGGATAACTGGCGCTCGCTCGATGAGCCTCAGCCCCAGCGGAACCCTGTTTGTCGGCACCCGCCCCAGCGGTCGCGTGTATGCACTGCGCGACGAAGATGGCGACTACAAAGCAGAGCGCGTCATCATCCTCGCCCGCGACCTGAATAACCCCAATGGCGTCGCCGTCAAAGATGGCAACCTGTACGTAGCCGAAATCAACCGCATCCTGCGCTATCGCAACATCGAAGCACAACTCGACAACCCGCCGCAGCCTGAAATTGTCAACGACGCTTTCCCCACGAATCGATCGCACGGCTGGAAATTCATTCGCTTTGGACCCGACGGCTTGCTGTACGTACCGGTCGGCGCGCCGTGCAACATCTGCAATCGCGGCGATCCTTACGCCTCAATCGGAAGATTGGATGCCAATGGCAACTTCAGCATCATAGCGCGGGGCATTCGCAACACCGTCGGCTTCGATTGGCACCCGGAAACGGGCGAACTGTGGTTCACAGACAATGGAAGAGACAGGATGGGCGACGATGTGCCACCGGATGAACTGAACAGAATAACCGTCGAGGGCCAGCACTTCGGTTATCCCTACTGCCACGGCACCAACATCGCCGATCCCGTATTCGGCGATCAGCGTAGCTGCGGCGAGTTCGTCGCGCCGGTCCAGAATCTCGGTCCGCACGTAGCGGCTCTTGGCATGCGCTTCTACACTGGCGACATGTTTCCAGAGGAGTACCGCAATCAGATCTTCATCGCCGAACACGGATCCTGGAATCGCAGTAGCAAGATCGGCTACCGCGTTACCCTGGTGCGTCTAAATGGCAACAGGGCGGTCAGCTACGAACCCTTCGCAAAAGGCTGGCTACAGGGCGAATCGAACTGGGGCAGGCCAGTCGATGTACTCGTCATGCCCGACGGTTCTCTGCTGGTATCGGACGACCAGGCCGGTCTCATCTACCGCATCAGCTATTCTCACTAA